From a single Mycolicibacterium mengxianglii genomic region:
- a CDS encoding TetR/AcrR family transcriptional regulator produces the protein MNAPARPLRADAARNRRRVLDAARDAFLRSGVTASLDDIARAAGVGPGTLYRHFPTRDQLVLAVIEDGLRDSAALGAELLQRADPVGALQQWLIDYISQAGVFDGLARSLVALPDGDSAGKDACNAAKGAGAALVQKAVEAGELRADVDINDVLDLAAAIAWVGEQPDRDDGQQSRLVRILLDGLRRTPARGEPATEIT, from the coding sequence ATGAACGCCCCGGCACGCCCGTTACGCGCCGACGCCGCCCGAAACCGACGCCGGGTGCTCGACGCCGCGCGTGATGCGTTCCTGCGATCGGGGGTGACCGCGTCGCTGGACGACATCGCCCGTGCCGCCGGCGTCGGCCCCGGCACGCTGTACCGACACTTCCCGACCCGCGACCAGTTGGTGCTGGCGGTGATCGAGGACGGCCTGCGCGACAGCGCCGCCCTGGGTGCCGAACTGCTGCAGCGGGCGGATCCGGTGGGTGCTCTGCAGCAGTGGTTGATCGACTACATCTCCCAGGCCGGCGTGTTCGACGGGTTGGCCCGCAGCCTGGTTGCGCTGCCAGACGGCGACAGCGCCGGCAAGGATGCGTGTAATGCGGCCAAGGGCGCCGGTGCCGCGCTGGTCCAGAAGGCTGTCGAGGCCGGCGAGTTGCGCGCCGACGTCGACATCAACGACGTGCTCGACCTGGCCGCCGCGATTGCCTGGGTGGGGGAGCAGCCCGACCGCGACGACGGGCAACAGAGTCGGCTGGTAAGGATTCTCCTCGACGGACTGCGCCGGACTCCGGCCCGAGGTGAACCGGCGACTGAAATCACCTGA
- a CDS encoding TIGR03564 family F420-dependent LLM class oxidoreductase, protein MRITAMPTPDPADPAGLAGVLSAVATAEQAGFPRAWLPQLPFIPGLAAWDALLALALAGQQSTRIELATGVSIAYHQHPLTLARQALTTNAALTTDGVGRLTLGIGVSHPSMIEALGYSYERPVRFLREYLEILNPALAGEPVDYHGTQLTAVGQVDLPGAPPPPVVMAALGPRMLDLAGSLTDGVVTAWAGRKTLEESVVPRITKAAAAAGRPDPQVIAGLLVMVTSDEAAARESIATAFAIAEQVPAYRAVLEAEGVGGVADVCIVGDESHVEAALRQFADIGVTEFAATLHGGPETVARTTALLAALQL, encoded by the coding sequence ATGCGAATCACCGCAATGCCCACGCCCGATCCCGCCGACCCGGCTGGGCTGGCAGGCGTGCTCTCGGCGGTGGCCACCGCCGAACAGGCCGGCTTTCCCCGCGCCTGGTTGCCGCAGCTGCCCTTCATTCCCGGCCTGGCCGCATGGGACGCGCTACTGGCACTGGCGTTGGCCGGCCAGCAGAGCACCCGCATCGAATTGGCGACCGGGGTCTCCATCGCCTACCACCAGCACCCGCTGACACTGGCCCGGCAGGCACTCACCACCAACGCGGCCCTCACGACCGACGGGGTCGGCAGGCTGACCCTCGGCATCGGAGTGAGCCACCCCTCGATGATCGAGGCCCTCGGCTACTCCTACGAGCGCCCGGTCCGGTTCCTGCGTGAGTACCTGGAGATCCTGAACCCGGCGCTGGCCGGGGAACCGGTGGACTACCACGGCACCCAGCTCACCGCGGTCGGACAGGTTGACCTGCCCGGGGCGCCCCCACCGCCGGTCGTCATGGCCGCGCTCGGCCCCCGGATGCTCGACCTGGCCGGATCGCTCACCGACGGTGTCGTGACCGCCTGGGCCGGCCGGAAAACACTGGAGGAGTCCGTCGTTCCGCGGATCACCAAGGCGGCTGCCGCCGCGGGCCGACCCGACCCGCAAGTGATCGCCGGCCTGCTGGTGATGGTCACCTCCGACGAAGCGGCGGCGCGGGAGTCGATCGCCACGGCGTTCGCCATCGCCGAGCAGGTGCCGGCCTACCGCGCGGTCCTCGAGGCCGAAGGTGTCGGCGGCGTCGCCGACGTCTGCATCGTCGGCGACGAGAGCCACGTGGAGGCTGCGCTGCGCCAGTTCGCCGACATCGGGGTCACCGAGTTCGCCGCCACACTGCACGGCGGTCCCGAGACGGTCGCCCGTACCACCGCGCTGCTTGCCGCACTGCAACTCTGA
- a CDS encoding MFS transporter, with product MPTQVERSPARQTGKYLSWLPSRRFISAVIAIGGMQLLATMDSTIAIVALPQIQDELGLSDAGRSWVITAYVLTFGGLMLLGGRLGDTIGRKRTFIVGVALFTIASILCGIAWSESTLVVARLLQGVGAAIASPTGLALVATTFPKGPARNAATAVFAAMTGVGSVMGLVVGGALTELSWRLAFLVNVPIGILMLYLAYTTLRETNKERMKLDAAGALLATLGCTAAVFGFTQGPENGWLAPLTLVSGAVAALALVAFIFVERSAENPVVPFDLFRERNRVATFAAVFLAGGVMFTLTVLIGLYVQDIMGYSALRAGVGFIPFVIALGIGLGLSSHLVSIFPPRILVIGGGILVLAAMIYGSTLYGGIPYFPNLVLPITIGGLGIGMIVVPLTVSAIAGVGFDRIGPVSAIALMLQNLGGPVVLAIIQAVITSRTLYLGGTTGPVKNMNEAQLGALDAGYTYGLLWVAAVAVLVGGAALFIGYTANQVAHAQEVKDAIDAGEL from the coding sequence CTGCCGACACAGGTGGAACGCTCACCTGCTCGGCAGACCGGCAAGTATCTGAGCTGGCTGCCATCGCGGCGCTTCATCTCCGCGGTCATCGCCATTGGCGGTATGCAGTTGCTCGCCACCATGGACAGCACCATCGCCATCGTGGCGTTGCCGCAGATTCAAGACGAACTCGGGCTTTCCGATGCCGGTCGAAGCTGGGTGATCACTGCCTATGTGTTGACCTTCGGCGGCCTGATGCTGCTCGGCGGCCGGCTGGGCGACACCATCGGCCGCAAACGCACATTCATCGTCGGTGTCGCACTGTTCACCATCGCCTCGATCCTGTGCGGAATCGCGTGGAGCGAGAGCACTCTGGTGGTCGCGCGACTGCTGCAGGGTGTCGGTGCGGCCATCGCCTCGCCGACCGGCCTGGCACTGGTGGCCACGACGTTCCCCAAGGGACCGGCCCGTAACGCCGCCACCGCGGTGTTCGCCGCGATGACCGGCGTCGGCTCGGTGATGGGCCTGGTGGTCGGTGGCGCCCTCACCGAGTTGTCCTGGCGGTTGGCGTTCCTGGTCAACGTGCCGATCGGCATCCTGATGCTCTACCTCGCCTACACGACACTGCGTGAGACCAACAAAGAGCGGATGAAGCTCGACGCCGCCGGTGCGCTGCTGGCCACGCTGGGCTGCACCGCCGCGGTGTTCGGATTCACCCAGGGCCCGGAGAACGGCTGGTTGGCGCCACTGACCCTTGTCTCCGGAGCCGTCGCCGCCCTGGCGTTGGTGGCCTTTATCTTCGTCGAACGCAGCGCCGAGAACCCGGTGGTGCCGTTCGATCTGTTCCGCGAGCGCAACCGGGTGGCCACTTTTGCCGCGGTCTTCCTGGCCGGCGGCGTGATGTTCACCCTGACCGTGCTGATCGGCCTGTACGTCCAGGACATCATGGGTTACAGCGCACTGCGGGCCGGTGTCGGGTTCATCCCGTTCGTGATCGCGCTGGGCATCGGCCTGGGCCTGTCGTCGCACCTGGTGTCGATCTTCCCGCCCCGCATCCTGGTCATCGGCGGTGGCATCCTCGTCCTGGCGGCCATGATCTACGGGTCGACCCTCTACGGCGGCATCCCGTACTTCCCGAATCTGGTCTTGCCGATCACCATCGGTGGCTTGGGCATCGGCATGATCGTGGTGCCGCTGACCGTCTCGGCGATCGCCGGTGTGGGTTTCGACCGCATCGGACCGGTGTCGGCGATCGCGCTGATGCTGCAGAATCTCGGCGGGCCGGTGGTGCTCGCCATCATCCAGGCCGTCATCACGTCGCGCACCCTGTACCTGGGCGGCACGACGGGTCCGGTGAAGAACATGAACGAGGCCCAGCTCGGGGCGCTCGACGCCGGTTACACCTACGGTCTGCTGTGGGTGGCCGCCGTAGCCGTTCTGGTCGGCGGCGCCGCGCTGTTCATCGGGTACACCGCCAATCAGGTCGCCCATGCCCAGGAAGTCAAGGACGCGATCGACGCCGGCGAGCTCTAG
- a CDS encoding alpha/beta hydrolase, with translation MTAWDPDVLPGYLQTTIELGADPHGEGDLVATLIRPEHTDAPGTARHAVLAVHGYTDYFFNTELADRFAEQGFAFYALDLHKCGRSWREGQTPHFTTDLVRYEAELERALALIRAETNSATVCIYGHSAGGLIVTLWLDRVRRRGLTAALGIGGLILNSPFFDLQGPAILRTPPTGAALMGLARLRKRHVIRRPTPGGYGTSLHRDYAGEFDYDLTWKPVGGFPVTFGWINAVRRGQARLHRGLDVGVPNLILRSDHSVAEVADPAAIQTGDAVLDVRQIARWAGCVGGSHTTVAPIVDAKHDVFLSLPAPRQASYRELARWLDFYLGALHADPTTPS, from the coding sequence GTGACGGCATGGGATCCCGATGTGCTCCCGGGTTACCTCCAGACCACCATCGAACTGGGCGCCGACCCACACGGCGAAGGCGACCTGGTAGCCACCCTGATCCGGCCCGAGCACACCGATGCGCCCGGGACTGCCCGGCACGCCGTGCTGGCGGTGCACGGCTATACCGATTACTTCTTCAACACCGAACTCGCCGACCGGTTCGCCGAGCAGGGCTTTGCCTTCTATGCCCTGGACCTGCACAAGTGCGGGCGGTCCTGGCGGGAAGGCCAAACCCCGCACTTCACCACCGATCTGGTGCGCTATGAAGCGGAACTCGAACGGGCACTGGCCCTCATCCGGGCCGAGACGAACTCCGCCACGGTGTGTATCTACGGCCACTCTGCCGGCGGGTTGATCGTGACACTGTGGCTCGACCGGGTGCGCCGGCGTGGCCTCACCGCAGCCCTCGGGATCGGCGGGTTGATCCTCAACAGCCCCTTCTTCGATCTACAGGGGCCGGCAATCCTGCGCACGCCGCCCACCGGGGCCGCGCTGATGGGCCTGGCCCGTCTCCGGAAACGCCACGTCATCCGCAGGCCCACCCCCGGCGGGTACGGGACCTCACTGCACCGCGACTACGCCGGCGAGTTCGATTACGACCTGACCTGGAAACCCGTCGGCGGCTTCCCGGTGACCTTCGGCTGGATCAACGCCGTCCGCCGTGGACAGGCGCGCCTGCATCGTGGTCTCGACGTCGGCGTGCCGAACCTGATCCTGCGCTCGGATCACAGCGTCGCCGAAGTTGCCGACCCGGCAGCCATCCAGACCGGTGACGCGGTGCTCGACGTCCGCCAGATCGCCCGTTGGGCAGGCTGCGTGGGCGGCAGCCACACCACGGTGGCACCGATCGTCGATGCCAAACACGATGTCTTCCTCTCCCTTCCGGCCCCTCGCCAGGCGTCCTACCGCGAGCTGGCGCGCTGGCTCGACTTCTACCTCGGCGCCTTACATGCCGACCCGACCACACCTTCTTAG
- the mtr gene encoding mycothione reductase, which produces MEHFDLTIIGTGSGNSILDERYEGKKVAICEQSTFGGTCLNVGCIPTKMFVYAAEVAATIRDSEKFGIDARIDKVRWNDIVSRVFGRIDPLALGGERYRRSSPNVTVFDSHTRFGPTQADGRHLLRTEAGDEFTSDQVVIAAGARAVVPEAVTECGVQFYTSDTIMRISDLPEHLIIIGGGFVAAEFAHVFSSLGTRVTLVIRGSTLLTHCDDTICERFTDIAAKKWEIHSRRNVTGSRPCESGVELLLDDGSVLQGDALLVATGRIPNGDLLSADLAGVEVDEEGLVKVDEYQRTTARGIFALGDVSSPYQLKHVANHEARVVRHNLLADWDDTDSLAVTDHRFVPSAVFTDPQIAMVGLTENEARAAGYNVSSKVQDFGDVAYGWAMEDTTGIAKIIVEADTGKILGAHIMGHQASSLIQPLVQAMSFGLGGQEMARGQYWIHPALPEVIENALLALCGEPPWPPAKRH; this is translated from the coding sequence GTGGAACATTTCGATCTCACGATCATCGGCACCGGATCGGGCAACAGCATTCTCGACGAGCGCTACGAGGGTAAGAAGGTCGCGATCTGCGAACAGAGCACCTTCGGCGGTACCTGCCTCAATGTCGGGTGCATTCCGACGAAGATGTTCGTCTACGCCGCCGAAGTCGCTGCGACCATTCGGGATTCGGAAAAGTTCGGGATCGACGCCCGGATCGACAAGGTGCGCTGGAACGACATCGTCTCCCGCGTGTTCGGCAGGATCGACCCGCTCGCACTCGGCGGCGAACGGTACCGGCGCTCGTCGCCGAATGTCACGGTGTTCGACAGCCACACCCGCTTCGGCCCAACCCAGGCCGACGGACGCCACCTGCTGCGCACCGAAGCCGGTGATGAGTTCACCTCAGACCAGGTGGTGATCGCCGCCGGCGCCCGCGCCGTCGTGCCGGAGGCGGTCACCGAATGCGGTGTGCAGTTCTACACCAGCGACACCATCATGCGGATCTCGGACCTGCCCGAGCACCTGATCATCATCGGTGGCGGCTTCGTCGCTGCGGAGTTCGCGCACGTATTCTCCTCGCTGGGAACACGTGTCACCCTCGTCATCCGCGGTTCGACGCTGTTGACGCACTGCGACGACACCATCTGCGAACGCTTCACCGATATCGCCGCCAAGAAGTGGGAGATTCACAGCCGGCGGAACGTCACCGGTTCGCGGCCCTGCGAGTCCGGGGTGGAGCTCCTCCTCGATGACGGCTCGGTGCTCCAGGGCGACGCGCTGCTGGTGGCTACCGGACGAATCCCCAACGGCGACTTGCTCTCTGCCGACCTCGCAGGAGTCGAGGTGGACGAGGAGGGGCTGGTGAAGGTCGACGAGTACCAGCGCACGACCGCCCGCGGGATCTTCGCCCTCGGCGATGTCAGCTCGCCCTATCAGCTCAAACACGTCGCCAATCACGAAGCCCGGGTGGTGCGGCACAACCTGCTGGCGGACTGGGACGACACCGACTCGCTGGCAGTCACCGACCACCGGTTCGTGCCCTCGGCGGTGTTCACCGACCCGCAGATCGCCATGGTCGGACTGACCGAGAACGAGGCCAGGGCAGCCGGATACAACGTCAGCTCCAAGGTGCAGGACTTCGGCGATGTCGCCTATGGCTGGGCGATGGAGGACACCACCGGTATCGCGAAGATCATCGTCGAAGCCGACACCGGCAAGATCCTCGGCGCCCACATCATGGGCCATCAGGCCTCGTCGTTGATCCAGCCGTTGGTTCAGGCGATGAGTTTCGGCCTGGGCGGCCAGGAAATGGCCCGCGGTCAGTACTGGATCCACCCGGCGCTACCGGAGGTCATCGAGAACGCCCTGTTGGCGCTGTGCGGCGAGCCGCCCTGGCCACCCGCAAAGCGGCACTAG
- a CDS encoding GNAT family N-acetyltransferase has translation MTVALRRTWAQDLSATTLYELLKLRVEVFVVEQACAYPELDGRDLLPETRHIWLETPDGEVVSTLRLMEEHTGGEKSFRIGRVCTKQSARGQGHTTRLLQAALAEVGDYRCRIDAQTYLVDMYSAHGFVRDGDEYLEDGIPHVPMLRTGSRTEAQE, from the coding sequence GTGACTGTCGCGCTGCGCCGGACCTGGGCGCAAGACCTGAGCGCGACCACCCTCTACGAGTTGCTGAAGCTGCGGGTCGAGGTGTTCGTCGTCGAACAGGCCTGTGCCTACCCGGAACTCGACGGCCGTGATCTGCTTCCGGAGACCCGGCACATCTGGCTGGAGACCCCGGACGGGGAAGTGGTCAGCACCCTGCGCCTGATGGAGGAGCACACCGGCGGCGAGAAGTCGTTCCGCATCGGGCGGGTCTGCACCAAACAGTCTGCGCGCGGCCAGGGGCACACCACGCGGCTGCTGCAGGCCGCACTGGCCGAGGTCGGCGACTACCGCTGCCGGATCGACGCGCAGACCTACCTGGTGGACATGTACTCCGCACATGGCTTCGTCCGCGACGGTGATGAGTACCTCGAGGACGGCATTCCCCATGTGCCGATGCTGCGGACCGGATCCCGCACCGAAGCTCAGGAGTGA
- the mqo gene encoding malate dehydrogenase (quinone) has protein sequence MSDAQVAKTDVVLVGAGIMSATLGALLRIVEPNWSITLIERLDGAAAESSDPWNNAGTGHSALCELNYTPEKSDATIDITKAVHVNEQFQVSRQFWAHAVENGMLPDPRSFINPVPHVSFVQGPERIDYLRKRRDALASNPLFATTEFIDDADEFARRLPFMAAKRDFSVPVALNWTTDGTDIDFGSLAKQLIGYGVRSGTSALFGHEVRDLSQQSDGSWNVKVTNRRTNTKRTINAKFVFVGAGGDALRLLQKSGIKEAKGYGGFPVGGQFLRTANPVITAGHRAKVYGFPPLGAPPMSAPHLDTRIINGKPWLLFGPFAGWSPKFLKQGHVTDLPLSVKPHNLSSMLGVGMSQMSLVNYLIRQLRLSEADRVDALRDFAPSAVDADWDLTVAGQRVQVIKPAEGKAGGTLEFGTTVLAASDGSIAGLLGASPGASTAVPAMLDVMQRCFGDHYQGWQPRLREMIPSLGTELSHEPELFAEVWNWGTKVLGLEAGGGAGAAALRAGADTSVSASDTDDPEPAGVA, from the coding sequence GTGTCAGACGCGCAAGTAGCCAAGACGGACGTCGTACTCGTCGGCGCCGGAATCATGAGCGCCACGCTGGGTGCGTTACTGCGCATCGTGGAACCGAACTGGTCGATCACCCTGATCGAACGCCTGGACGGGGCCGCCGCCGAAAGTAGTGACCCCTGGAACAACGCCGGCACCGGCCACTCGGCGTTGTGCGAGCTCAACTACACGCCGGAGAAGTCCGACGCCACGATCGACATCACCAAAGCGGTGCATGTCAACGAGCAATTCCAGGTGTCGCGGCAGTTCTGGGCACACGCCGTGGAAAACGGGATGCTTCCCGACCCGCGTAGCTTCATCAACCCCGTACCGCACGTCAGCTTCGTCCAGGGACCCGAGCGCATCGACTACCTGCGCAAACGGCGGGACGCGCTGGCCTCCAACCCGCTGTTCGCCACCACCGAGTTCATCGACGACGCCGACGAGTTCGCCCGTCGGCTGCCCTTCATGGCCGCCAAGCGCGACTTCTCAGTGCCCGTCGCGCTGAACTGGACCACCGACGGCACCGACATCGACTTCGGTTCCCTGGCAAAGCAACTCATCGGCTACGGGGTGCGCAGCGGCACGTCGGCGCTATTCGGCCACGAGGTCCGCGACCTGTCCCAGCAGTCCGACGGCAGCTGGAACGTCAAGGTCACCAACCGGCGTACCAACACCAAGCGCACCATCAACGCAAAGTTCGTCTTCGTCGGCGCCGGTGGCGACGCACTGCGGTTGCTGCAGAAGTCCGGGATCAAGGAAGCCAAGGGTTACGGCGGCTTCCCGGTCGGCGGGCAGTTCCTGCGCACCGCGAACCCGGTGATCACCGCCGGACACCGGGCCAAGGTCTACGGCTTCCCGCCGCTGGGTGCTCCGCCGATGTCGGCCCCGCACCTGGACACCCGGATCATCAACGGCAAGCCGTGGCTGCTGTTCGGCCCGTTCGCCGGCTGGTCGCCGAAGTTCCTCAAACAGGGCCACGTCACCGACCTGCCGTTGTCGGTCAAACCACACAACCTGTCCTCGATGCTCGGCGTCGGCATGTCGCAGATGAGCCTCGTCAACTACCTGATCCGGCAGTTGCGCCTGTCGGAAGCCGACCGGGTGGACGCGCTGCGGGACTTCGCGCCCAGCGCCGTCGACGCCGACTGGGATCTCACGGTGGCCGGCCAACGCGTGCAGGTCATCAAACCGGCTGAGGGCAAGGCCGGCGGCACGCTGGAATTCGGCACCACGGTGCTGGCTGCCTCCGACGGCAGCATCGCCGGCTTGCTGGGCGCTTCGCCCGGTGCCTCCACCGCGGTGCCCGCGATGCTCGACGTGATGCAGCGGTGCTTCGGCGACCACTACCAGGGTTGGCAGCCGCGCCTGCGGGAGATGATCCCGTCCCTGGGCACCGAGCTCTCCCACGAACCCGAACTGTTCGCCGAAGTATGGAACTGGGGGACCAAGGTGCTGGGGCTAGAGGCCGGCGGTGGCGCAGGTGCTGCCGCGTTGCGGGCAGGTGCCGACACGTCGGTATCGGCGTCGGACACCGACGATCCGGAACCGGCGGGAGTGGCGTGA
- the cobA gene encoding uroporphyrinogen-III C-methyltransferase has translation MTENAYLVGLRLTGKKVVVVGGGSVAQRRLGLLVDSRADVHVITRSATPAVEAMPGITLELRDYRDGDLDGAWYAIAATDDAAVNAAIVDEAERNRIFCVRADIAVEGTAVTPATFDYAGLSVGVLAGGEHRRSAAIRTAIHEALQSGVIATEEATTDGVKGTVALVGGGPGDPELITVRGRRLLAQADVVVADRLAPPQLLAELGPHVEVIDAAKIPYGRAMAQEAINDVLIDRARAGQFVVRLKGGDPFVFARGYEEVLACSAAGIPVTVVPGVTSAIAVPAAAGVPVTHRAVNHEFVVVSGHLAPDHPESLVNWNALAQMSGTIVLLMAVERIELFAQVLRDGGRSPETPVLVVQHGTTSAERVVRATLADAADVIRAEGIRPPAIIVIGSVVGMATASLT, from the coding sequence GTGACCGAGAACGCCTACCTCGTCGGACTACGCCTGACCGGTAAGAAGGTCGTCGTTGTCGGGGGAGGGTCGGTGGCCCAACGTCGTCTGGGCCTGCTCGTCGACTCCCGGGCCGACGTCCACGTCATCACCCGCTCGGCCACCCCGGCCGTCGAGGCGATGCCAGGTATCACGCTGGAACTGCGCGACTACCGCGACGGGGATCTCGACGGCGCCTGGTACGCCATCGCGGCCACCGACGACGCCGCAGTCAACGCCGCGATCGTCGACGAGGCCGAACGCAACCGCATCTTCTGTGTGCGCGCCGACATCGCGGTCGAGGGCACCGCGGTGACACCGGCCACCTTCGATTACGCCGGGCTGTCGGTCGGCGTCCTGGCCGGCGGTGAGCACCGGCGCTCGGCGGCCATCCGCACCGCCATCCATGAAGCGCTGCAGAGCGGGGTCATCGCCACCGAAGAGGCGACTACGGACGGCGTCAAAGGCACCGTGGCACTCGTCGGCGGCGGGCCGGGGGATCCCGAGCTGATCACCGTGCGCGGCCGACGGCTGCTCGCCCAGGCCGACGTGGTGGTCGCCGACCGGCTCGCCCCGCCCCAACTGCTCGCCGAGCTGGGCCCGCACGTAGAGGTCATCGACGCCGCCAAGATCCCTTATGGGCGCGCCATGGCCCAGGAAGCGATCAACGACGTTCTCATCGACCGGGCGCGCGCGGGCCAGTTCGTGGTGCGCCTCAAAGGCGGCGACCCGTTCGTCTTCGCCCGGGGCTACGAGGAGGTGCTCGCCTGCAGCGCCGCCGGAATCCCGGTGACAGTGGTGCCGGGAGTGACGAGCGCGATCGCGGTGCCGGCCGCCGCGGGGGTGCCGGTCACCCACCGCGCCGTCAACCACGAGTTCGTGGTGGTGAGCGGACACCTGGCGCCCGACCACCCCGAATCGCTGGTGAACTGGAACGCGCTGGCGCAGATGTCGGGAACGATCGTGCTGCTGATGGCGGTGGAGCGGATCGAACTGTTTGCCCAGGTCCTCCGCGACGGCGGCCGGTCACCCGAGACACCGGTGCTGGTGGTCCAGCACGGCACGACGTCCGCGGAGCGGGTGGTCCGAGCGACCCTGGCCGACGCGGCCGACGTCATCCGGGCCGAGGGCATCCGTCCGCCGGCGATCATCGTGATCGGATCGGTGGTCGGAATGGCCACCGCGTCGTTGACCTAG